Proteins encoded in a region of the Planococcus shixiaomingii genome:
- a CDS encoding AbrB/MazE/SpoVT family DNA-binding domain-containing protein, protein MKSTGIVRKVDELGRVVIPIELRRTLGIAEKDALEIYVDDDKIILKKYLPNMTCAVTGEVSDENMQLVGGKLILSPEGAEMLMKEIQNNLKK, encoded by the coding sequence ATGAAATCCACAGGTATTGTACGTAAAGTTGACGAATTAGGTCGCGTGGTCATTCCAATCGAATTGCGCCGTACTTTAGGAATTGCAGAAAAAGACGCTTTGGAAATTTATGTAGATGATGATAAAATTATCTTAAAAAAATATTTGCCGAATATGACTTGCGCAGTAACGGGAGAAGTTTCGGATGAAAACATGCAACTTGTTGGCGGTAAATTAATTTTAAGCCCTGAAGGCGCAGAAATGTTGATGAAAGAAATTCAAAACAACTTGAAAAAGTAA
- the metG gene encoding methionine--tRNA ligase — MTVKKDTFYLTTPIYYPSGKFHIGTAYTTVASDAIVRYKRLRGFDVRFLTGMDEHGQKIEEKAREAGKAPQEYVDEMAEAAKKVWSVMDITYDDFIRTTETRHKEGVEKIFQTFLDNGDIYKGEYEGWYCTPCESFYTEAQLVDGNCPDCGRPVHKVKEESYFFNMKKYAGRLLEYYENNPEFIEPESRKNEMINNFIKPGLEDLSVSRTSFDWGIPVPGDPKHVIYVWVDALSNYITSLGYGSDDDSLFNKYWPADVHVVGKDIVRFHTIYWPIFLMALDLPLPKKIFAHGFIMMKDGKMSKSKGNVVYPEMLVERYGLDATRYFLLRELPFGSDGVFSPESFVERTNFDLANDLGNLLNRTVSMINKYFDGTIPQVEGYQTEFDETLQTVAKQTVSKYEEHMEKMQFSIVLSEVWTLISRTNKYIDETQPWVLAKDEASKGKLASVMAHLAESLRMTAVMLQPFLPNAPKQMIEQLGLTSDQLAWETLEKFGNIPAGTKVTGKGTPIFPRLEVEPEVAYIRDQMRGGASVPVEEEKVEEVVEVPDVPEITIDDFMKVDLRAATVIACEPVPKTTKLLKLQVDLGYEQRQVVSGIAEHYQPDDLVGKRVVVVANLKPVKLRGELSQGMILAGQKDGYLTLTEVDEKLPNGAQIK, encoded by the coding sequence GTGACTGTAAAAAAAGATACATTTTATTTGACTACCCCGATTTATTATCCAAGCGGAAAATTCCATATTGGAACGGCGTACACGACAGTCGCATCTGATGCAATTGTCCGCTATAAACGGTTAAGAGGTTTTGACGTCCGTTTTTTGACTGGGATGGATGAACACGGCCAAAAAATTGAAGAAAAAGCGCGAGAAGCGGGCAAAGCTCCGCAGGAGTATGTGGATGAGATGGCAGAAGCAGCGAAAAAAGTATGGTCTGTTATGGATATCACATACGATGATTTTATCCGGACGACGGAAACACGCCATAAAGAAGGCGTCGAAAAGATCTTCCAAACGTTCTTAGATAATGGAGATATTTATAAAGGAGAATATGAAGGCTGGTATTGCACACCGTGTGAATCGTTTTACACAGAAGCACAGCTCGTAGATGGCAATTGTCCAGACTGCGGCCGTCCAGTCCATAAAGTAAAAGAAGAGTCGTATTTCTTTAATATGAAGAAATATGCTGGCCGTCTTCTGGAGTACTATGAAAACAATCCGGAATTTATTGAGCCTGAGTCGCGTAAAAACGAAATGATCAACAACTTCATCAAACCTGGCCTAGAAGATTTATCGGTTTCTCGGACATCGTTTGATTGGGGAATTCCGGTTCCTGGAGATCCAAAGCATGTTATTTATGTTTGGGTGGATGCATTGTCGAACTACATTACGTCGCTTGGCTATGGCTCTGACGATGACTCATTGTTCAACAAGTACTGGCCTGCAGATGTTCATGTAGTCGGAAAAGACATTGTCCGCTTCCACACGATTTACTGGCCGATTTTCTTAATGGCTCTTGATCTGCCATTGCCGAAAAAGATTTTTGCCCATGGCTTTATCATGATGAAAGACGGAAAAATGTCGAAATCAAAAGGCAACGTAGTCTATCCGGAAATGCTGGTTGAACGTTATGGTTTGGATGCAACACGCTACTTCTTATTGCGTGAACTGCCTTTCGGTTCTGATGGCGTATTTTCACCGGAATCGTTTGTTGAGCGTACAAATTTTGACTTGGCAAATGACCTTGGCAACTTATTGAACCGTACGGTATCAATGATTAACAAGTATTTTGATGGAACTATCCCGCAAGTGGAGGGTTATCAAACTGAGTTTGATGAAACGCTTCAAACAGTGGCTAAACAAACGGTCAGCAAGTATGAAGAGCATATGGAAAAAATGCAGTTTAGTATTGTGCTAAGTGAAGTTTGGACATTGATTTCAAGAACCAACAAATATATCGATGAAACACAACCATGGGTATTGGCTAAAGACGAAGCTTCTAAAGGGAAGCTTGCTTCTGTAATGGCTCATCTGGCAGAAAGTCTGCGTATGACCGCTGTAATGCTGCAGCCATTCTTGCCGAACGCACCAAAACAAATGATCGAGCAACTTGGATTAACAAGTGATCAATTGGCATGGGAAACACTGGAGAAATTCGGCAACATTCCAGCTGGCACAAAAGTAACTGGAAAAGGAACCCCGATCTTCCCTCGCTTGGAAGTGGAGCCAGAAGTAGCTTATATCCGTGATCAAATGCGCGGCGGCGCTTCAGTTCCTGTTGAAGAAGAGAAAGTGGAAGAAGTGGTGGAAGTACCGGATGTTCCAGAAATCACGATAGATGATTTTATGAAAGTGGATCTTCGGGCGGCCACAGTAATTGCTTGTGAGCCGGTGCCGAAGACAACGAAATTGCTGAAGCTGCAAGTGGACTTGGGCTATGAGCAACGTCAAGTTGTGTCAGGCATTGCAGAACATTACCAGCCGGACGACTTGGTCGGCAAGCGCGTGGTAGTGGTGGCCAACTTAAAACCAGTTAAATTGCGCGGTGAGCTATCACAAGGCATGATTTTAGCTGGACAAAAAGATGGGTATTTAACGTTGACGGAAGTCGATGAAAAATTGCCGAACGGTGCTCAAATTAAATAA